One Panulirus ornatus isolate Po-2019 chromosome 1, ASM3632096v1, whole genome shotgun sequence genomic region harbors:
- the LOC139766252 gene encoding uncharacterized protein gives MALPTTVRVQSCMGCIPLQRGTIILGFLGLFCSLIELFRWIFVLVDFEQFLRRCQEGKVISRSTIVDVDVSLQNQTVFYDDDEGDDDEEEGLLSSRKCPRGNVALAVRFVMILTAGVFFINIIVTALMIHGAKMGKPNLMVPWLWWQLAEIALAVLGLFGLGRGYDDFFTNIFIIIMTMYFFLVVNSYYQQLREEAACASGMTVVAVTRPREEMTVTIPSPRKDDPPPPYPSFTSGYNSAYNPSDSTGFPYAPAPPYTSRQNYPDSPPPYAASFPYQSSQVTQTMPVNQELYSSGNASNGPSVASGEVTPLVENSHCHGTKPNQM, from the exons ATGGCATTACCAACTACTGTGCGAGTCCAGTCATGTATGGGCTGCATTCCTCTGCAAAGGGGTACCATCATCTTGGGATTTCTAGGTTTG TTTTGTTCCCTGATAGAATTATTTAGATGGATTTTTGTGCTGGTGGACTTCGAGCAGTTTCTCAGGCGGTGTCAAGAAGGCAAAGTAATTTCCCGGTCCACCATAGTTGATGTTGATGTCTCTCTGCAAAATCAAACAgtgttttatgatgatgatgaaggtgatgatgatgaagaggagggccTTCTTAGTTCTAGAAAATGCCCTCGAGGGAATGTGGCTCTTGCTG tACGATTTGTTATGATCCTGACCGCAGGTGTATTCTTCATCAACATTATTGTAACTGCTTTGATGATCCATGGAGCCAAAATG GGAAAACCCAATTTAATGGTTCCTTGGCTGTGGTGGCAGTTAGCAGAGATTGCACTTGCCGTCTTAGGACTGTTTGGTCTGGGGAGAGGTTATGATGATTTTTTCAccaatatcttcatcatcatcatgaccatgtaCTTCTTTCTTGTTGTGAACTCATATTACCAACAG CTACGGGAGGAAGCTGCTTGTGCATCTGGGATGACAGTGGTTGCAGTGACCCGTCCTCGTGAAGAAATGACAGTAACAATCCCTTCACCAAGAAAAGATGATCCACCACCTCCTTATCCAAGTTTTACTTCAGGCTATAATTCAGCATACAATCCCTCTGATTCTACAGGTTTTCCATATGCTCCTGCTCCACCGTACACATCCAGGCAAAATTACCCAGATTCCCCTCCTCCTTACGCAGCCAGCTTTCCATATCAGTCTTCACAGGTCACCCAGACCATGCCAGTGAACCAAGAACTATATTCGAGTGGCAATGCGTCAAATGGCCCTTCTGTTGCTAGTGGAGAAGTCACTCCACTTGTAGAAAATTCTCATTGCCATGGAACTAAACCAAACCAGATGTAA